TAAAAGTCCCCCAACCTTTATATGTGTCAATCCAGTTTTTAGCAAACTCATAGTTACTGGTTGGTAAAGCACCCCTGCCACCCGCTCCAACTGTTGCTCTTAACCAGACTTTTCCTTCTTTGTCCCCAAGGTTAGATAATGCTTTTTTTAAATCTGATATATCATTTATTATCATTGTCTTAGGAACTTTAATCCCTTCTGCTTGCCAGATTTTATATGATTCAAATTTATCTGTACACTTTTCAATTACCCCATGCCTGGGTATATACAATTTTGTTCCTAATGCATTTATGTCATCGCGAAATTTTGAAATTTCTAAGATCTCTTTATCATTCATGATAACAGCAAGACCTGGCTTTTCTTTTTCCAAAATCCTCAAAAAAGACTTTTTATAATCTTTCCCTAATACATATTCATAAGGTATATGACGTTTTGTTTGAGCTTTAGAAGTAATAAGATGTAACGGATTTCTTGCCACGCCAATTATCTCTTCCTTGATTAACGATTTATTTAACGACTTTATAACATTTTCAGAAGGGGCCAAACCAACATCAGTTATTAAAATTTTTTCCATTCTAACACCTCATCATTTCAATGATTATTGTATTGCTATTAGAGTTTTTTCCAATTTTTTATAACTAATGATTATTTTGAGAAACCTGATTAAGTGGATGATTATAAAGAAAAAAATATTGCCTTCTCTTTCCGATAATTTTTGGCTCCATGATTTTGAAGTCAGTTCCATTTAAAGCATGAATAGCATTTTCCTCAAGATACTTTCGATAATCCGGAGAATAATTTTTTTCAACATAACGATAAGAACTTATAAGTTCAAATTTACGACGTATATAATGATGAGCATCTGATGCAATAAAATGAACAAGATCATGTTCTAATAAATGCAGCGAGAAATTCTTTAATCGTCTGCCGTATACTCCTGTAAAATTACCCGAAGTAATCTGGACTAAAATACCACGTTTAACCAATTCATAAATTTTTGCTGGATTTTTTCTCAATATCCTGTTCCTTTCAGGATGTGCAAGGATAGGAATAAAGCCTTTCTTTTTTAAGTAATATAGAACTTCTTCGGTATGAGTTGGATAGAAATGACTTGGTAGTTCTATTAGCAAATATTTTCCCGTATTGTTTAAGGTTAAAAAATGTTCATTGTCATTTTCTATATCATTTTGGATATTTTCATGTAAATGAAATTCCATTCCGGGGTAAATCGTTAACGGAACTTCATGTTCTATTAATATTTTGTTGGCCTTTTCCACCTTAGATAATATAGTAGAAGGCTCATTTTCATAACTTTGAAGTTTATGATGAGGAGTCGCAATAACATGGTTTATCCCTGATTCTACTGCTTGCTTGGCTAATAATATCATTTCTTCCTTGTTTTTGGGTCCATCATCAACTTCATAAAGAATATGGTTATGAATATCAACCAACATAATGGCTCACCTTCCTATTTCATTTAAATGATATTTATTATCACGCTGTTATATTCTGCCATAAATGAATATTTTTATATTTTCCAAGATTAAAGAAATAAAAATTTAGCTCCTACATTCCTTTATAGCGATCCATACTATAGTGATTTTTGGCACTAACTCCTTCTTTTTTCAGGACTTTTTTAATTGTTAAAGCTAATATTTTAAAATCGAGTAAAAGAGATTGATTTTGAACATACCAAATATCTAATTTGAATTTTTCCTCCCAATCAATTAAATTCCGACCGTTTATTTGAGCCCATCCGGTAATTCCTGGTTTAACATTATGCCTTCTGGCCTGTTCTTTTGTATATAGCTGGAGGTATTCCATTAATAATGGACGTGGTCCAACTAAACTTAAATCTCCTTTTATAACATTAAAAATCTGCGGTAATTCATCCAGACTATATTTCCTTAAAAATATTCCCAGCTTTGTTAAGCGTAACTCCCCTGGAAGCATTTTCCCATCTTTATCCTTTTTATCAATCATAGTTCGAAACTTATAAATATAAAAAGGGTTTCCAAAAAGTCCTGGTCGAATTTGCTTAAACAAAATGGGTGAGCCCATCCTTATTCGAATTATCAATCCGATAATTAACATTAAGGGTAAAAAGATTATGAGTAATATTGTTGAACCAAACAAGTCTATAAATCTCTTCAAACTAAATACCTCCTTAATTAAAGGATTAGAAAATCTTCATAATCAATAGGAGTCATATACCCGTCACTAAGTCTAATTTCACCTTCACTTTTATTCGTAGAAGCAGACCAGATTCTTATTAATTTATCCTTATATTTATAAAAAGCACCAGGATATGGATGTGTGACTGCTCTAACTAATTTATCAGCTTCATCCATCGTCATGCTATTTAAAATTTCACCATCTTCAGGTTTCCTACCCGGCCAAACGGTAGCCGCAGAATCATCCTGAATTTGTGGTTCAAGTGTGTCGTTGACAATAGCATCCCAATAGCGTGAAATGAGAGCTATATGTGCCTCATCTATCTTCTTATATAAGCTAGTTGCATTTTCAGTAGGTGATATACCTACCTTTACTTGGCCAAGAATTGGCCCTGTATCAGCACCTTCTTCTAATTTGAAGAGAGTAACCCCTGTTTCATTCAAACCCATTAAAATCGCCCAAGGTATCGCTGCCCTTCCACGTCCCCTAGGAAGTAAGGTTGGATGCATTCCGATACAGCCTTTAGCAGGTGAAGACAAAAGTTCAGCCTTAGCTATTTGTGACCATCCAATTATAAACAACCAATCAATTTTGTATTCTTTAATAAGATCTATCACATCAGGTTGATTGATATTTTTTATTTTATATAGTGGTATATTATGCTTCATTTCAAAATCATCCAGATATACTCTTCCTGATTTATGACGTGCAAGATTATCTTGAAGTGTTATTAAAAGTTCAAGTTTACCACCAATTCGATATATTTCTTCTATACAACTTAATCCTAATTTAACTACAGTTACAAACCCAATTCGCACAATTCTTCACTCCAAGACTAAATAGTTTCCCTTCTAAATACACTTTCAAATGCTTCTGCGTAATATGTTCCTGATTGACTACCTCTTAAGACAGCAAGTGCTTTAAGTGTTTCTTTACTTCTTGGGTGAGGATATTCGCGCATTACCCCCCGATACATAGACAAAGCCTCAATTTTTTTATTAAGACTTTCTTCACCAATTTCAATAAAAACATTGGGATTAAATCTATTCATTGAATTATTTAAAGCCCAATCAGTACTTGAAGGTACTTCCATAAATAATAATTCCTTTAATGGCTTTACATCTTGCCTTCTTTGATAAAGTTTTACGGCAGCCTGGCAAGCAATAGATGTATGATAATGATCATTATTTAAATCGGTTGGGTGATGAGTAATAATTACTTCTGATTGTGTTTCAATAATTGCCTTCTCAATAAACTGTACTAACTCCACATGATTTACAGTGTTAAAGGCTATATTAGGGAATGTACCAGTAATTATCCTGTTCGCACCTATATGTTTTATTGCCTCATGCATATCACTATTCAATTCATCCAAAGAAGGTCTTCCTTGTCTTACCTCAACTTTCCAAGAAAGAACACAAATATTTACTTCTTTACCCCTCTGTGAAAGTTTATCAATTGTTGCCCCAGCTCCCAATATTTCATCATCAGGATGTGCAACTACAACTAGATATGACATGTTTATTACCCCCGAAAACTATATCAGATAAAATCCAAGAAAATCTTAAGTTTAATTAATTTAGTGACATCAAATAAGAAAGATGAAGACCCAAACAACTTGTTTAGGTCTAATCAAATATTCTTCTCAATTTCATCCTTCTGGCTGATTATAGATTGCTGCAAAAAGGTGCCCTTAAAGCTGAGTTTTTTGCACCCTGCTCTATAAGCAAATTACTGATAAAGCCCCGCCTTAAATTCATTTACCTTTGCCTGGGCTTCTGGATCTTGGGCATAATTACTTAGTTTAAGTAGCTTACCATCTTGATCCGTAACGACACCTTTTTCATCAAAAGTTACATTCAAAAGACCTAGATATTGAAGGTATTGACCAGCCTGAACGATGAGAGTTGGCTCCAGGTTTGCAATCACCATAGGTGTTGGCATAGCGGTATGATTATGTCCGCCAACAATTACATCAATTCCAGGTACTCGAGTTGCAAGCTTCTGATCTACAGTAATTCCTAAATGGGATATGACGATAATTTTGTTAATGCCTTGCTGCTGAAGGGCTGCGACTGTAGCACTTGCTTTCGTATATGGACTTTCGAATATGATTGGAGGAAAGGAATAGTAGATAGTAGTCAACCCAATGATTCCTATTTTTTGCCCGTTTACTTCTTTAACAATTGCAGGGTAGATATTTCCGCCCACAGGATTAGAGCTAATTTCATTTTTAAATAAAGGAGCTAAGTTAGCATCATTTGAGACATTGACATTGGCACTAACCATTGGGAAAGTCATTTCTTTTACAAAGTTTACTAGTACTCCGGTACCATTATCAAATTCATGGTTTCCAAATGTCATAGCATCATAGTGAATATTATTCATAAACCAAAGATCTGCTAATCCAAGATATTTATCAAAGTAGGTTGTTCCATAAAAAACATCGCCTGCATCTACAAGCAATGAGTATGGGTTTTGTGACCTTACTTCCTTTACGGCAGTTGCCAGTCTAGGGCGCTGTTCCACCCTGGCATGGGAATCGTTTGTATGCATTATTGTCAATGTGTATGGCTGAGTATTTTGACTATTAGTTGTGGGTTTCTTAGCAAGGCCTTTATTAGGTAATACATAGATTGATAATAGTAGTAACATCGTTGTGAAAACGAACAATTTGCATAGAAATTTTACCATTTCCAACACCACCTAGAAGTTTTTTGAAGTTCTTAGTAACAAAACCCTTATTAATAATAGTACTTTATTACTAAATTATTCTGAAAATCATATCATTAAGCACAAAAAAATTACGACATACTTTTATAATTTTCGTTATTTAGAACGTATAAAGTAAGATAATCTGATTACTGA
The DNA window shown above is from Neobacillus sp. WH10 and carries:
- a CDS encoding carboxylate--amine ligase; translation: MEKILITDVGLAPSENVIKSLNKSLIKEEIIGVARNPLHLITSKAQTKRHIPYEYVLGKDYKKSFLRILEKEKPGLAVIMNDKEILEISKFRDDINALGTKLYIPRHGVIEKCTDKFESYKIWQAEGIKVPKTMIINDISDLKKALSNLGDKEGKVWLRATVGAGGRGALPTSNYEFAKNWIDTYKGWGTFTVSELLQSTKTVTWLSIWYEGELVVAQTRKRNSWGFRNRNLSGVTGVTEVGETYSNEHVNRIAIDTIFAIDKKPHGIYGVDMTYDQNDIPNPTEINMRLFTTCYFFTEAGLNMPEIYKDIILYQKFPILEKKINPLPDGLLWIRDMDREPLLTTEEEIHKLIQ
- a CDS encoding CpsB/CapC family capsule biosynthesis tyrosine phosphatase; the protein is MLVDIHNHILYEVDDGPKNKEEMILLAKQAVESGINHVIATPHHKLQSYENEPSTILSKVEKANKILIEHEVPLTIYPGMEFHLHENIQNDIENDNEHFLTLNNTGKYLLIELPSHFYPTHTEEVLYYLKKKGFIPILAHPERNRILRKNPAKIYELVKRGILVQITSGNFTGVYGRRLKNFSLHLLEHDLVHFIASDAHHYIRRKFELISSYRYVEKNYSPDYRKYLEENAIHALNGTDFKIMEPKIIGKRRQYFFLYNHPLNQVSQNNH
- a CDS encoding sugar transferase, whose amino-acid sequence is MKRFIDLFGSTILLIIFLPLMLIIGLIIRIRMGSPILFKQIRPGLFGNPFYIYKFRTMIDKKDKDGKMLPGELRLTKLGIFLRKYSLDELPQIFNVIKGDLSLVGPRPLLMEYLQLYTKEQARRHNVKPGITGWAQINGRNLIDWEEKFKLDIWYVQNQSLLLDFKILALTIKKVLKKEGVSAKNHYSMDRYKGM
- a CDS encoding formyltransferase family protein, translated to MRIGFVTVVKLGLSCIEEIYRIGGKLELLITLQDNLARHKSGRVYLDDFEMKHNIPLYKIKNINQPDVIDLIKEYKIDWLFIIGWSQIAKAELLSSPAKGCIGMHPTLLPRGRGRAAIPWAILMGLNETGVTLFKLEEGADTGPILGQVKVGISPTENATSLYKKIDEAHIALISRYWDAIVNDTLEPQIQDDSAATVWPGRKPEDGEILNSMTMDEADKLVRAVTHPYPGAFYKYKDKLIRIWSASTNKSEGEIRLSDGYMTPIDYEDFLIL
- a CDS encoding PIG-L deacetylase family protein, which encodes MSYLVVVAHPDDEILGAGATIDKLSQRGKEVNICVLSWKVEVRQGRPSLDELNSDMHEAIKHIGANRIITGTFPNIAFNTVNHVELVQFIEKAIIETQSEVIITHHPTDLNNDHYHTSIACQAAVKLYQRRQDVKPLKELLFMEVPSSTDWALNNSMNRFNPNVFIEIGEESLNKKIEALSMYRGVMREYPHPRSKETLKALAVLRGSQSGTYYAEAFESVFRRETI
- a CDS encoding metallophosphoesterase; amino-acid sequence: MVKFLCKLFVFTTMLLLLSIYVLPNKGLAKKPTTNSQNTQPYTLTIMHTNDSHARVEQRPRLATAVKEVRSQNPYSLLVDAGDVFYGTTYFDKYLGLADLWFMNNIHYDAMTFGNHEFDNGTGVLVNFVKEMTFPMVSANVNVSNDANLAPLFKNEISSNPVGGNIYPAIVKEVNGQKIGIIGLTTIYYSFPPIIFESPYTKASATVAALQQQGINKIIVISHLGITVDQKLATRVPGIDVIVGGHNHTAMPTPMVIANLEPTLIVQAGQYLQYLGLLNVTFDEKGVVTDQDGKLLKLSNYAQDPEAQAKVNEFKAGLYQ